From Paenibacillus sp. FSL H8-0537:
TGATCAAGACCCGCATGACCGATGAAGTTTTTCACACCTTGAAAAAAGTCCCCAAGTGCTACAAGCTGCTTAGCCAAGGCAAACTCTACTCCAAAGATGAAGGAACCTATTACTCCAAAATTGACGAACGCGAGATGTCGCTGATCTTGCAGCTGATTGGAGACGGAGAGATCGTTGGCTATTCGGGCATCTACATAGAAAATTCACGTGTCTCCGTAACCTCCGGCCCGCTGCAGGGCATGGAAGGCATCATCACCAAAATAGACCGTCGCAAAAAGCGGGCGAAGATCCACCTCAACTTCATGGGTGCCGAGAAGATCATCGACGTAGGCGTGGAGATCCTCTCCCCATGCATCCCGCAGCTACAAAAGACCACGTAAAAAAACATCCCCGTTCCGGTTAGGAACGGGGATGTTCAGGCTGTTGAGAAAGTCTCGACAGCCCTCTTTATAAGCATTCGGTTTAATACGTCACCGCGTTACTATGATATAATAATGGTGACTTATACGAACGGAAGGTGTCGACCTATGCTGCGTTCTAATCGAGATAAACAACAAAGTTACGAGTTTGTTTCCATTGAAAGCTTAGTGCCTGCTGATCATATGCTTCGCAAGGTTGACAGCTGGTTTCTAGGTCTGGGATTAACAGAAAATGGTCGGCGGTCGTGTACTAGTTTCGGATTCAACCCATGTCGTTTAGATAACCAAAACAAAGAGAAACCCAAGCGTCTTGGAACAAGACGTAGGGTTTCTCGACAATCTAAAAGATCAAACCGCCCTATAAGGCGATTTGATCTTTTATGGACTGCAATATTTTTTTCTCCAGACGCGACACCTGTACTTGTGAAATGCCTAAACGACTCGCTACTTCTGACTGCGTCTTATCCCGGTAATAACGTAAATATACGATGAGCCGCTCCCGCTCGCTGAGGCCTTCAATGGCCTCGGTCAGCGCAAGCTTGTCGAACCAGCGCTCCTGGGAATCATCAGCAATTTGATCCATCAGCGTAATGGGATCGCCGTCATTTTCAAATACCGTCTCATGAATCGAGGTTGGCGGCTTATTCGCTTCCTGCGCAAATACGACATCCTCTGGCGTAATACCCAGTCGTTCTGCCACTTCGCTAATGGTCGGCAGCCTTCCCAGCACCTTGGATAGCTCGTCTTTCATTTTGCGCACCTTATTGGCCGTTTCCTTGAGCGAGCGGCTAACCTTAAGCGTACCGTCATCGCGCAAAAACCGCTGGATTTCACCGATAATCATCGGCACGGCATAGGTGGAAAATTTCACATCATAGGAAAGGTCGAATTTGTCAACCGACTTGAGCAGGCCGATACAGCCGATCTGAAACAGATCATCTGGCTCATAGCCGCGGTTGATGAAACGTTGAACGACTGACCATACCAAACGAATATTGCATCCTACAAGCGTGTCCCTTGCCAACGTGTCGCCAGACTGGCTTAATGCAATAAGCCGCTTTACTTCCGCATCATCCAAATACGGCTGAGCCGTTTGTTTCAACCCGGAATCCATGAGGTTCAACCCCTATGCGCTAGTTGTATAGCGCTTTTTTCGATTCAATTCGTTTCAGCATGCTTACGCGCGTACCGCCGCCAAGCTCGCTGACAACCTCGAATCGGTCCATAAAATTTTCCATAATCGTAAAGCCCATGCCCGAGCGCTCAAGCTCCGGCTTGGAAGTGTAAAGCGGCTGGCGAGCCAAGTCCAAATCTTCAATACCGCGTCCATGGTCAATAACCGTCAAGGAAACCGCGTCTCCTTCAATATAACCCTCTATCGTCACTTTGCCGGCTGCGTCGCTATCATAGCCGTGAATAATCGCATTGGTTACCGCTTCCGAGATTGCTGTCTTTAAATCATTCAGCTCCCCCAGGGTCGGATCGAGCTGGGAGACGAAGGCTGACACCGCTACGCGGGCGAAAGCCTCGTTCTCTGAGCGGGCGCTGAAGGTTAACATCATTTCATTGCGTCCATTCACGATACCACCTCCAGACTTGAAATCGCCATCCGTTCATTATCATGAATCTCCAAAATTTTGAACAAGCCCGACATTTCAAAAAGCCGGTGAACGCTTGGACTAACGGCACATACAACCATTTTCCCGCCTCTTGCCTTAACCTGCTTATACCTGCCCAGAATGACGCCAAGCCCCGAGCTGTCCATGAATTGCAAATCCTTCAAGCTGAGAATGATGTGGTCGCTGCTTCCGCGTAAAATCGCATCCTCCATCTTGACCTTTACGACGTCGGCTGTATGATGATCCAGCTCTCCGCGCAGACGTACAATAAGCACATTGCGATAATGCTCCAGTTCAGCTTGCAAATTCATAATTGCTGTTCATCTCCTTTAAGCTGTGCATTTGGATAGAACTAGCATTTCTCCAGCGGGACACACGTTTCCTGCACGGCGACAAAACTAGAAGCAGAGCCCTAAGAGGTGACAAAATATTCAGCCTAAGCTCGCTATTTTCCGGCAAAACCTTGCTCCGATAACCCGATTTAAGCGAACAATCCGCCAAACGAGCGCTTCAGCATTTTCCACCAGCCAGCCCGTTCAATCGTCTGCGGCGCATCAACTGGGAATTCCTTAAGCAGTTTATCTCCCTGATACACGAGCAACTTGCCGATCGGCGCACCAATTGCAATAGGAGCTTTAATCGAGCCGTCGATTTTCAGCTCGTAGCGGATATCGCTTGTGTTTGCCCCTTTTTTGAGCAGTATGCTGTAAGCATGGGGAGCGACCAGCTCAAGCTCGGACACAACGCCCTTCTCTACATGCACCTTGCCCATGGCATCGCCCTCTTTAAAAATCGGATGCGTCGTATATTGGGCAAACGCATAATCAAACATTTGCGACACTTCCGTGTTGCGCGTCTTCGTATTCGGCTCCCCCATCACGACCGCAATAACGCGAAGCCCATCCCGTCTTGCCGTTGCCGATAAACAAAACTTGGCTTCATTCGTAAATCCGGTTTTCAGGCCGTCTGCCCCGCTATAGAACCGTACAAGCTTATTCGTGTTGACGAGCCAGAATGGCTTCTCTGACGTTTTGCGCAAATAATCCTGATACATGCCGGTATACTTCGTAATATCCGTATGCCCCAGCAGTTCACGGGACATAACCGCAATGTCATGGGCTGACGAATAATGATCCTTTGAAGGCAAGCCATTGCAATTGGCAAAATGGGTTTCCTTCAGCCCGAGCTGCTTCGCTTTCTCGTTCATCATTGCTACGAATTGCTCCTCGGTGCCTCCGAGCTTTTCTGCCATCGCAACAGAAGCGTCATTGCCGGAAGCCAGAGCGATTCCTTTAATCATGTCATCCACGCTCATTTCCTCTCCAGGCTCCAGAAAAATTTGCGAGCCGCCCATGGAGGAAGCATATTCGCTCGTCTGTACCTTGTCGGTCAGCTTGAGCTTGCCGTCAGCCAGTGCTTCCATAATAAGCAGCATGGTCATAATTTTAGTGATGCTTGCCGGAGGCAGCTGATCGTGGCTGTTTTTCTCATAAATAATCGTTCCGCTGTCCGCGTCCATAAGAATGGCAGACCGGGCCGATGGCGCCAGATGAGGCTCCACGCTTCCGGACTGCTCCGCTGCTGGAAGCGAGGGCATCTCACCCGCTTCTTCGGCGAATACAGCAGTTGGCAAAGAGACAGCGAGCGCAAGGATGCATAAGCAAAGTTTATTCCGTAATTTTTTCAAGAACAGATTCCCTCCTATGAAGCTGCGGCAGCCCGGATTTCGCAAAAAAGTTCGGTTCACGGGAAGTCGCCGCAATTCGGCTATATTTAAATATAAGAATTTATAAGTTTCACACTTATAAATGGGCTTATATTCCACCTGCGAAACGGCAGCTTTGCCGCCAAAGGACGGCTTCAGCCGTTTACGCTTGTCTTCCACAGTGTCGCCTGTTTTTATGTAAATTATTCCAAAGTTCCTATATTCACAAAAAAAACCGCCCTTGCAGAAGCTTTCGCTTCCGCAAGCACGGTTTTTGAATTTTTTCACGTCATCACTTGCTTAATAAATCTAATTACCCCTTTGTAATGCGACTCTCGCCCTCGCTCAAGCATCATAGGACCGTTCTTATCATACGTTTCATGCCATTTGCTCTGTTTATTTATGGCTGGAAACGGTCCGTCGCTCTTCCTGCGCACGAACGATTAAAACGTCTAGCGATTGGCTTAGCCGCAGTACCTCCCGGTTCAGAAAAGTTTGCTTGATGAGCGCCGTTTCAACCATTTTATCGCGCAACTTCTCCATCTCCAAGAGCAATTGGTTGTCCATTTCACTCCACTCCATTTTTCTATAATTACGGACATTATACGACGATGGCGTTTTAAAATACTGTCACAATGAGTCGAGCCAAATATTACAATTGTGTTACAAATATGCGGACAAAATAACACGACTATTTTGCTTTTTTTATCTACTTTAGCAATAAACTGTTCTTTAAATGAGCGGGACCAAACCTTTTACGAGGTCTAAAAACTCAGATTTCACGCGCTCTGCCGTCTCCATAACCTCTTCGTGATTAAGCGGTTGATCCAGAATGCCCGCAGCCATATTCGTAATACAAGAAATGCCAAGAACTTCAATTCCCGCATGTCTTGCGGTAATCACTTCCGCAACGGTCGACATTCCGACAGCATCTGCCCCCAAAACGCGCAGCATGCGAATTTCCGCTGGTGTTTCATACGTTGGTCCGAGCAGTCCGGCATATACCCCTTCAGCAAGTGCAAGCCCTTGGCTTGCCGCAAGTTCACGGGCAATACCGCGCAGACGCTTGCTGTAAGCCTCCGACATATCAGGAAAACGAACACCCAGCTCGTTATCATTAGGGCCAATTAGCGGGTTTTTGCCTGTCATGTTCAGGTGGTCGGAAATCAGCATCAGATTGCCGGATTCAAAAGCAAGGTTGACGCCGCCAGCTGCATTGGTCACAAGCAGCGTCGATACGCCAAGCGCCTTCATTACGCGCACCGGAAATGCTGTTAGCTCAGGGCCGTAGCCCTCATACATATGGAAGCGGCCCCGCATCAATAGCACTGGCCGCCCTGACAGGGTACCGATAAGCAGCTCGCCTGCATGGCCTTCCACTGTGGACACTGGGAAATGGGGAATATCGTTGTACGCAATCGTCACTGGATTTTCCAAATGATCGCCGAGAACGCCCAGTCCAGAACCCATAATAAGGCCGACCTCTGGCAACAAGTTCGTACGTCCGGCAATGTAAGCTGCCGCTTCTTTAATTTGTGCTGCTGTAATTACGCTCATAGTGATATCCTCCAAGTCGTTAGTTCGTTAGTTCGTTAGTTCGTTAGTTCGTTAGTTCGTTCATTAATTCGTTTATTTAATTAAGCTTCAAGCAAGTCGAGAAAGCTTGTGCCGTTTGGCGGAGCTTGTACATTAAAGTTGTCAGCAATCGTCGCTCCCAAATCGGAGAAGGTTGCTCTTGTTTCGAGCTGCCTTGGCTGCTTGAAAGCCGGGCTGTAAAGCAGCAGCGGCACATACTCCCGCGTGTGGTCCGTACCCGGATGAACGGGATCATTGCCGTGATCAGCAGTAATGACTAGCAAATCGCGCGGTCCAATTGTTTGGACAAGCTCAGGCAAGGCGCGGTCAAACTCTTCAAGTGCAGCGGCGTAGCCTTCTGGATCTCTGCGATGCCCGTACAAGGAATCGAAATCAACGAGATTCGTAAACAGCAATCCCTTGAACGGCTCCTTCAAAGCTGCAATCGTACGGGCGATGCCATCGGCGTTGCTCTTCGTCGGCGTAGAAGCATTAATGCCCTCTCCGTCAAAAATATCATTGATTTTACCGATGGAGATC
This genomic window contains:
- the loaP gene encoding antiterminator LoaP codes for the protein MNWYVLFVETGQEEVVQKFLNLYFDETSLHSVVPKRRVPEKKAGAVKHVLKKIFPGYVLIKTRMTDEVFHTLKKVPKCYKLLSQGKLYSKDEGTYYSKIDEREMSLILQLIGDGEIVGYSGIYIENSRVSVTSGPLQGMEGIITKIDRRKKRAKIHLNFMGAEKIIDVGVEILSPCIPQLQKTT
- the sigF gene encoding RNA polymerase sporulation sigma factor SigF, whose translation is MDSGLKQTAQPYLDDAEVKRLIALSQSGDTLARDTLVGCNIRLVWSVVQRFINRGYEPDDLFQIGCIGLLKSVDKFDLSYDVKFSTYAVPMIIGEIQRFLRDDGTLKVSRSLKETANKVRKMKDELSKVLGRLPTISEVAERLGITPEDVVFAQEANKPPTSIHETVFENDGDPITLMDQIADDSQERWFDKLALTEAIEGLSERERLIVYLRYYRDKTQSEVASRLGISQVQVSRLEKKILQSIKDQIAL
- the spoIIAB gene encoding anti-sigma F factor, whose translation is MMLTFSARSENEAFARVAVSAFVSQLDPTLGELNDLKTAISEAVTNAIIHGYDSDAAGKVTIEGYIEGDAVSLTVIDHGRGIEDLDLARQPLYTSKPELERSGMGFTIMENFMDRFEVVSELGGGTRVSMLKRIESKKALYN
- the spoIIAA gene encoding anti-sigma F factor antagonist, with protein sequence MNLQAELEHYRNVLIVRLRGELDHHTADVVKVKMEDAILRGSSDHIILSLKDLQFMDSSGLGVILGRYKQVKARGGKMVVCAVSPSVHRLFEMSGLFKILEIHDNERMAISSLEVVS
- a CDS encoding D-alanyl-D-alanine carboxypeptidase family protein, producing MPSLPAAEQSGSVEPHLAPSARSAILMDADSGTIIYEKNSHDQLPPASITKIMTMLLIMEALADGKLKLTDKVQTSEYASSMGGSQIFLEPGEEMSVDDMIKGIALASGNDASVAMAEKLGGTEEQFVAMMNEKAKQLGLKETHFANCNGLPSKDHYSSAHDIAVMSRELLGHTDITKYTGMYQDYLRKTSEKPFWLVNTNKLVRFYSGADGLKTGFTNEAKFCLSATARRDGLRVIAVVMGEPNTKTRNTEVSQMFDYAFAQYTTHPIFKEGDAMGKVHVEKGVVSELELVAPHAYSILLKKGANTSDIRYELKIDGSIKAPIAIGAPIGKLLVYQGDKLLKEFPVDAPQTIERAGWWKMLKRSFGGLFA
- a CDS encoding aspartyl-phosphate phosphatase Spo0E family protein, with translation MDNQLLLEMEKLRDKMVETALIKQTFLNREVLRLSQSLDVLIVRAQEERRTVSSHK
- a CDS encoding purine-nucleoside phosphorylase, which produces MSVITAAQIKEAAAYIAGRTNLLPEVGLIMGSGLGVLGDHLENPVTIAYNDIPHFPVSTVEGHAGELLIGTLSGRPVLLMRGRFHMYEGYGPELTAFPVRVMKALGVSTLLVTNAAGGVNLAFESGNLMLISDHLNMTGKNPLIGPNDNELGVRFPDMSEAYSKRLRGIARELAASQGLALAEGVYAGLLGPTYETPAEIRMLRVLGADAVGMSTVAEVITARHAGIEVLGISCITNMAAGILDQPLNHEEVMETAERVKSEFLDLVKGLVPLI